The Desulfobacterales bacterium genome includes a region encoding these proteins:
- a CDS encoding universal stress protein: MRVQINRILCATDFSDFSNRTISFGMALAREFRATLFICHVVELPFAGMYGEVQLDPIAQQERMIAYAHENLSRLVNDQDVEWEPLVAIGHPADEIARLVTQVNADLAISATHGRSGLKRLIIGSVTERLMRTLPCPLLIVRDQAISLSQQVGAGFHPKKILVGCDFSRDSDLAFQYGISLAQEFEAELHLVHVIEPPIYPDLQNAGDAQGAEHSRIAPLLERKMMGMVPEDARHWCFPVTVLMEGKPAEEISRYAEEKGMDLIVLGVRGQDLVESLFVGSTTDRVARQAPCPVLSVNPLI, encoded by the coding sequence ATGAGAGTTCAAATCAATCGTATTTTATGTGCTACCGATTTTTCCGACTTTTCAAATCGAACCATATCCTTCGGCATGGCACTTGCCAGGGAATTTCGCGCCACTTTGTTTATTTGCCATGTTGTGGAGCTTCCGTTTGCGGGGATGTATGGCGAAGTACAACTTGATCCCATTGCGCAGCAGGAGCGAATGATCGCCTATGCGCATGAAAATTTGTCCCGGCTGGTGAATGACCAGGATGTTGAATGGGAGCCCCTGGTGGCCATCGGGCACCCGGCGGACGAAATTGCTCGTCTGGTGACGCAAGTCAACGCGGATCTTGCCATTTCGGCAACGCACGGCCGATCGGGACTCAAGCGGCTGATCATCGGTTCGGTCACTGAACGGTTGATGCGAACGCTTCCTTGTCCGTTGCTGATTGTTCGGGATCAGGCGATTTCGCTATCCCAGCAGGTGGGTGCGGGTTTCCATCCCAAAAAAATTCTGGTCGGGTGTGATTTTTCGCGCGATTCGGATCTGGCCTTTCAATATGGAATCAGTCTGGCCCAGGAATTTGAAGCCGAGCTGCATTTGGTGCATGTGATTGAGCCGCCGATATACCCGGACCTTCAAAACGCCGGGGACGCCCAAGGCGCTGAACACAGCCGTATCGCGCCGCTGTTGGAACGAAAAATGATGGGCATGGTACCCGAAGACGCTCGCCACTGGTGTTTTCCGGTGACGGTGTTAATGGAGGGCAAGCCGGCCGAAGAGATCAGCCGCTACGCGGAAGAGAAGGGGATGGATCTCATTGTGTTAGGGGTGCGCGGACAGGATTTGGTTGAAAGCCTGTTTGTCGGCTCCACAACGGATCGGGTGGCCAGGCAGGCGCCTTGTCCGGTGTTGTCCGTCAATCCGTTGATTTAA
- a CDS encoding HAMP domain-containing sensor histidine kinase has protein sequence MKTTKWFLHPMLILVFSIIALGASLFLYIYWYLEFSTGLKTIAARFNFDPAQVLDLRNWVVILILSLLVGIILMGISIIFIYQAKTFHLYRLQNNFINNFTHELKTPVTSLKLYLETFHKHEISRELQLKYLNYMITDINRLTANIDRILSLARIESKSFSGEFVRENIVALTTRFTETNAHLFKNCDIRIKNPSNRPLFYEINPPLFEMLLMNLLTNAVKYNAAAIPRVDITFEEQKRFVHILFEDNGIGIEKTDLKKIFKKFYQVGSADNMSAKGSGLGLYLVENIVRIHKGKIVAGSKGSLQGASFSILLPLPPSRTLQQRENA, from the coding sequence ATGAAAACAACCAAGTGGTTTTTACATCCCATGTTGATTCTGGTTTTCTCAATCATTGCATTGGGCGCATCCCTGTTTTTATATATTTATTGGTATCTTGAATTCAGCACGGGACTCAAGACGATAGCAGCGCGATTTAATTTCGATCCGGCACAAGTCTTGGATCTGCGCAACTGGGTGGTTATTCTCATTTTATCCTTGCTGGTCGGGATCATTCTCATGGGGATCTCCATCATTTTTATATATCAGGCAAAAACCTTTCATCTCTACCGATTGCAAAACAATTTCATCAACAACTTTACGCATGAACTTAAAACACCGGTTACCTCCCTCAAGCTGTATCTGGAGACGTTTCACAAGCACGAAATTTCAAGGGAACTGCAACTGAAGTATTTGAACTACATGATTACGGACATAAACCGGCTGACCGCCAATATCGATCGCATTTTGAGTCTGGCACGAATCGAGAGCAAAAGCTTTAGCGGCGAATTTGTCCGGGAAAACATCGTTGCCCTGACCACCCGATTCACCGAAACCAATGCGCACTTGTTTAAAAATTGTGACATTCGGATCAAAAACCCGTCAAACCGGCCTTTATTTTATGAGATCAATCCCCCCCTTTTTGAAATGCTCCTGATGAATCTGTTGACCAATGCGGTCAAATATAACGCGGCCGCCATACCACGGGTCGACATCACGTTTGAGGAACAAAAGAGATTTGTTCATATTCTCTTTGAGGACAACGGCATCGGCATCGAAAAAACCGATCTGAAAAAAATATTCAAAAAATTTTATCAAGTGGGTTCCGCGGATAACATGTCCGCCAAGGGCAGTGGACTAGGGCTCTATTTGGTTGAAAACATCGTACGCATTCACAAAGGAAAAATCGTGGCCGGCAGCAAGGGATCTTTGCAAGGCGCATCTTTCTCTATTCTGCTTCCCCTGCCGCCTTCACGCACGCTTCAACAGAGGGAAAACGCATGA
- a CDS encoding tetratricopeptide repeat protein, with protein sequence MTEPKTIEQYIQEQRQALAMNPECGNTHYNLGVALLSQKKITEAENAFGDAIENSPGLAEAYVQLGGICFARGDLDGCLDYNTRAVKARPGFSEGYGNIGFVHFQKGNIDDAIKALEKAIAFNFRFIQALTTLANAYLMKGRIEDSIDANLKALKVEPNFAVAHNNLAIAYLEKGNVADAIKHFDKAVELGYEVAPQIQDEIAALRNKTNK encoded by the coding sequence ATGACGGAACCCAAGACGATTGAGCAATATATACAAGAGCAGCGCCAAGCCCTGGCTATGAATCCTGAATGCGGAAACACGCATTATAATTTAGGTGTTGCTTTGTTGAGTCAGAAGAAGATCACCGAGGCGGAAAACGCTTTTGGGGATGCCATCGAAAACAGTCCGGGCCTGGCGGAGGCGTATGTGCAATTGGGTGGTATTTGTTTTGCCCGCGGAGATTTGGACGGTTGCCTCGATTATAATACGCGAGCGGTCAAGGCACGTCCGGGATTTTCCGAAGGATATGGCAATATCGGTTTTGTCCATTTTCAAAAAGGCAATATTGATGATGCTATCAAGGCGCTTGAAAAGGCTATAGCGTTCAATTTTCGGTTTATACAGGCGCTTACAACCCTTGCCAACGCCTATTTGATGAAAGGCCGTATTGAGGACAGTATTGATGCCAACCTCAAGGCACTGAAAGTGGAGCCGAATTTTGCCGTAGCCCATAACAATCTGGCCATTGCATATCTTGAAAAGGGTAATGTGGCGGACGCCATCAAACATTTCGACAAAGCCGTTGAACTCGGTTACGAGGTCGCGCCTCAGATTCAAGATGAAATAGCGGCCCTTCGAAACAAGACGAATAAGTAG
- a CDS encoding YhbY family RNA-binding protein — MKQLTGAQKKYLRGLAHNRKPVVFIGQNRLTENLIKALLEAIAHHELIKVKCIDFKEKEQKKALVAEIEKTADCSLVGMLGHILTFYKESSDPEKRNILLPGQ; from the coding sequence GTGAAGCAACTGACGGGCGCTCAAAAAAAATATCTGCGCGGTCTTGCCCACAACCGAAAACCGGTTGTTTTCATCGGGCAAAACCGATTAACGGAAAATCTCATTAAGGCACTGCTCGAAGCAATTGCCCATCATGAGCTGATAAAAGTCAAATGTATTGATTTTAAAGAAAAAGAGCAGAAAAAAGCATTGGTGGCGGAAATAGAAAAAACGGCCGATTGCTCGTTGGTGGGAATGCTTGGCCACATACTTACCTTTTATAAAGAAAGTTCGGATCCGGAAAAACGAAACATCCTTCTGCCGGGCCAATGA
- a CDS encoding lysophospholipid acyltransferase family protein, which translates to MPVLTAAGRATNPENRWWLRVDYMNPIQVRQTLTTEFGYCSPKRSCFSKRLPVWVASPVYYARLMALIYASSKVALKGKYSRERWAFDSHRILCFVESVGARVQISGLRAVAAHSGPLVFIANHMSMLDTFLLPGIILPFHRATFVVKESLLRYPVFGPIMRAVRPIVVQRKNPRKDLKVVLDEGGRLLQMGCSLIIFPQSTRSATFDAGAFNTLGVKLAKTTGSFVVPVALKTDFQANGRMIKEMGCVNPKKDVHIAFGRPMPVKGNGQAAHQMIIDFIEGHLRRWA; encoded by the coding sequence GTGCCGGTTTTGACTGCGGCCGGGCGTGCGACGAATCCGGAGAACCGCTGGTGGTTGCGTGTTGATTACATGAACCCGATACAAGTTCGTCAGACACTGACAACGGAATTCGGCTACTGCAGCCCGAAGCGTTCGTGCTTTTCAAAACGGCTTCCCGTTTGGGTTGCGTCCCCTGTTTATTATGCACGGTTGATGGCGCTTATCTATGCCAGCAGCAAGGTGGCGCTAAAGGGCAAATACAGCCGCGAAAGATGGGCCTTTGATTCGCATCGTATTCTATGCTTTGTCGAATCGGTCGGAGCCAGGGTTCAAATTTCCGGGTTGCGGGCGGTGGCGGCGCATTCAGGTCCCCTGGTGTTTATCGCCAACCACATGAGCATGCTGGATACCTTTCTGCTTCCGGGGATTATTTTGCCTTTTCACCGGGCAACCTTCGTGGTCAAGGAATCCCTTTTGCGTTATCCTGTATTCGGCCCGATCATGCGGGCGGTTCGACCCATCGTTGTGCAGCGAAAGAACCCCAGAAAAGATTTAAAGGTTGTGCTTGATGAAGGGGGACGCTTGCTTCAGATGGGCTGCTCGCTCATTATTTTTCCGCAGTCGACTCGCAGTGCGACTTTTGATGCCGGCGCCTTCAACACGCTGGGGGTGAAACTGGCCAAAACAACTGGGAGCTTTGTGGTTCCCGTGGCGCTTAAAACCGATTTTCAGGCCAATGGGCGAATGATAAAGGAAATGGGCTGCGTAAATCCTAAGAAAGATGTCCACATCGCATTCGGCCGCCCCATGCCTGTAAAGGGAAACGGGCAAGCCGCTCACCAAATGATCATAGATTTTATTGAGGGGCATTTGCGCCGGTGGGCTTGA
- a CDS encoding response regulator transcription factor has product MSEPLKKRILVIEDDAHIAEGLDLNLTLQGYEVRVAGDGVAGLAQWERWKPDLIVLDIMLPKIDGLSVLKKIRAENERLPILILSAKSAADDKIKGLAYGVDDYLAKPFNLDEFLLRVDRLLTKATWYEKTQENGSPVAGDVSDPYEFGTNRIVFSSFKAQGSIGDISLTEQETKLLKLFVANQGKPLSREKLLEVGWGYSRHISTRTVDNFIVRFRKYFEENPKKPVYFKSLRSVGYVFDPTGDHADTASGNQHSDD; this is encoded by the coding sequence ATGAGCGAGCCGTTAAAAAAACGGATTCTGGTGATTGAGGATGATGCCCATATCGCCGAAGGTCTCGATTTGAACCTGACGCTTCAGGGCTATGAAGTCCGCGTTGCCGGTGACGGCGTTGCCGGTCTGGCCCAATGGGAGCGATGGAAACCGGATCTGATCGTGCTTGATATTATGTTGCCCAAAATTGACGGCTTATCCGTGCTGAAAAAAATTCGCGCCGAGAATGAACGACTTCCGATTTTGATCCTTTCCGCGAAAAGCGCTGCGGACGATAAAATCAAGGGGCTGGCTTACGGCGTGGACGACTATCTGGCCAAACCGTTTAATCTGGATGAGTTTCTCCTGCGGGTGGATCGTCTGTTAACCAAAGCGACCTGGTATGAGAAGACGCAGGAGAACGGTTCACCTGTCGCAGGTGACGTTTCGGACCCATATGAATTCGGAACCAATCGAATTGTTTTTTCATCCTTCAAAGCACAGGGCAGCATCGGAGATATCAGCTTGACCGAGCAGGAAACCAAATTGCTGAAATTGTTTGTCGCCAACCAAGGTAAACCCTTGTCGCGGGAAAAGCTGTTGGAGGTCGGATGGGGCTATTCTCGACACATTTCTACGCGCACGGTCGATAATTTTATTGTGAGATTTCGAAAATACTTTGAGGAGAACCCCAAAAAGCCGGTTTATTTTAAAAGTCTTCGCTCCGTCGGCTACGTATTCGATCCCACAGGGGATCATGCCGATACCGCATCCGGGAATCAACATTCAGACGACTGA